A region of Paraburkholderia sp. BL23I1N1 DNA encodes the following proteins:
- a CDS encoding VPA1269 family protein → MRKKKKLSRSYVKAKKVAASFDSIREALAAECQRDKDSGISFAQIADKLNRQGLRTKTGRLWCQGNVFHLLKNPKPPVEKPKSKAAVAREKRAKKGMLRRTDKRLGWVAAEHPELEKWRVLAVQWLKGKDQGLGAALQGVNNFIGFLVKCKLPVEPAELFLSRTKVPDLYETTWGKIRTRNLVVLNNLVYSFLEWVLTQPDFCEEDDFGRLETSPAFRNPVPRLSASGLMTHVESVRATLPYGYIEELREMIAEGPDFRDWVWAQGALGKTPAEVVRGLHPQLASTWKDAEDVDKIAPIWFEVDKNLIDESDPDCVWRIRERVIRAEPGIAYGSHRTETIYEMWSPVRWVALLVKLQLPLRTFQVRMLDSGEADTWRWQGGDWKLNQGGLALGSESKPYANGVFLRPTAIADGVAKLLLHVNTNKTADIGKEGNQKGYDVPWMVDGPPHQNPFYWFEKLRRWQEKYNPLKKLTQWKDLDTRHLPVKSDVQLAAYPDTAFLFRTPETTDRPDFPLTITVMDRPWFLCLQRLEQRLEARGEKLPGGRPIRLLPDAALHKRNVTTTLFPLHSLRVSLITALAIDGEVPLAILQKIAGHSRLVMTLYYTKPGVQHAMQAIQAGVERLNEAAGDTIIDWLANAEYTQLVRNIIANSPASLAAAVPEHVQTRTPAGWMVMVDGLCLVGGNTSEVETSGCHNGGPNIGNDTNPRYAPTPGGPRNCPRCRWFITLPAFLPQLAARWNNVMYHCTEAKLQVVIAEKRFRELDDWRAEVLFEDKPFEQQKQYVEAERQREQAITKFDNLTMTVAAVTKLITQCRRALKNGDDTALVANGGIAEFDFAIEEVDSELLQLSGVCEGSILYPDLDPGKAVLRQSQILDAALMRDDMRPAFLLLTEEEQKLAGSAAMRHLAQRMNPDNPGLGRYEVISLIDAGASLKDRLGPAVDEALRFVTGAEPPRHVISFEGRLEPVAAP, encoded by the coding sequence ATGAGAAAGAAAAAGAAGCTTTCTAGGTCGTACGTCAAAGCGAAGAAGGTAGCTGCATCGTTTGATAGCATCCGAGAAGCCCTTGCGGCTGAGTGTCAGAGAGACAAAGATTCTGGAATATCGTTTGCACAAATCGCAGACAAGCTTAACCGTCAAGGGCTCCGCACAAAGACTGGTCGACTATGGTGTCAAGGTAACGTTTTTCATTTGCTTAAGAACCCTAAGCCTCCTGTTGAAAAGCCGAAGTCCAAAGCGGCTGTTGCACGTGAAAAGCGTGCCAAGAAGGGAATGCTGCGACGCACTGATAAGCGGTTAGGATGGGTTGCTGCGGAACATCCTGAACTTGAGAAGTGGCGTGTACTTGCCGTCCAGTGGCTTAAAGGTAAGGACCAAGGGCTCGGAGCCGCCCTGCAAGGCGTGAACAATTTCATCGGATTCTTGGTTAAGTGCAAGCTGCCGGTGGAGCCGGCTGAACTTTTTCTTTCACGAACAAAGGTGCCTGACCTTTACGAAACAACTTGGGGAAAAATTCGCACGCGAAACCTAGTGGTTCTTAACAACCTGGTTTATTCATTTCTCGAATGGGTGCTGACGCAGCCTGACTTTTGCGAGGAGGATGACTTTGGTCGGCTTGAAACGTCGCCTGCGTTTCGAAATCCGGTTCCCCGTCTGTCCGCAAGTGGACTGATGACTCATGTTGAAAGCGTCCGGGCAACATTGCCCTATGGGTATATCGAAGAGCTCCGAGAGATGATTGCTGAGGGGCCGGATTTTCGTGACTGGGTGTGGGCCCAAGGTGCCTTGGGAAAGACCCCCGCGGAAGTAGTCAGAGGCTTGCATCCCCAACTGGCTTCGACTTGGAAGGATGCGGAAGACGTCGATAAGATAGCGCCCATATGGTTTGAGGTTGACAAGAATCTGATAGACGAGTCCGACCCGGATTGTGTGTGGCGTATCAGGGAGCGGGTTATTAGGGCGGAACCTGGCATTGCGTACGGAAGCCATAGGACAGAGACCATCTATGAGATGTGGAGTCCAGTGCGGTGGGTCGCTCTCTTGGTAAAGCTGCAACTTCCATTGCGTACATTTCAAGTACGGATGCTTGACTCGGGTGAGGCGGATACCTGGCGATGGCAAGGCGGTGATTGGAAGTTGAACCAAGGTGGCCTCGCGCTCGGGTCCGAGTCAAAGCCTTACGCAAACGGTGTCTTTTTGAGACCGACCGCAATCGCAGATGGGGTTGCGAAGTTGCTGCTGCACGTCAACACAAACAAGACGGCGGACATTGGTAAGGAAGGCAATCAGAAGGGATACGATGTTCCCTGGATGGTGGACGGGCCACCTCACCAGAACCCTTTCTATTGGTTCGAGAAGCTGCGCCGGTGGCAAGAAAAGTACAACCCGCTGAAAAAGCTGACGCAATGGAAGGATTTGGACACCAGACACCTTCCGGTCAAATCCGACGTGCAGCTTGCGGCCTATCCGGACACGGCCTTTCTATTTCGGACGCCGGAGACGACGGACCGTCCTGATTTTCCTTTGACCATCACGGTTATGGACCGTCCGTGGTTTTTGTGTTTGCAGAGGCTCGAGCAACGGCTTGAAGCTCGCGGAGAAAAGTTACCAGGCGGGAGACCTATTCGTCTGCTGCCTGACGCGGCACTGCACAAGCGGAATGTCACTACGACCTTGTTCCCGTTGCACAGTCTACGTGTGTCGCTTATCACAGCCCTAGCGATTGACGGTGAGGTACCGCTTGCAATCTTGCAGAAGATTGCTGGCCACAGCCGCTTGGTCATGACGCTGTATTACACAAAGCCCGGTGTGCAGCACGCGATGCAAGCCATACAGGCGGGAGTGGAGCGCCTGAATGAGGCGGCAGGGGACACTATCATCGATTGGCTTGCTAACGCGGAGTACACACAACTCGTCAGAAATATCATCGCAAACAGCCCTGCAAGCCTCGCCGCAGCGGTTCCGGAGCACGTTCAAACGCGTACACCCGCCGGCTGGATGGTGATGGTTGACGGGCTGTGCCTCGTGGGAGGAAACACTTCAGAAGTGGAAACGTCAGGTTGCCACAACGGCGGTCCAAACATCGGCAATGACACTAATCCTCGATACGCTCCCACGCCGGGAGGTCCCCGGAATTGTCCTCGTTGCCGATGGTTCATCACACTGCCGGCTTTTTTGCCGCAGCTTGCAGCTCGTTGGAACAACGTGATGTATCACTGCACTGAAGCTAAGCTGCAGGTGGTCATTGCTGAAAAGCGGTTCCGGGAACTCGATGATTGGCGTGCCGAAGTGTTGTTCGAAGACAAACCCTTCGAGCAGCAGAAGCAATATGTAGAGGCCGAACGACAGCGGGAGCAAGCCATCACCAAGTTCGACAACCTCACGATGACAGTTGCAGCTGTCACGAAGTTGATTACACAGTGCCGCCGAGCGCTGAAAAACGGAGACGATACCGCGCTTGTCGCAAATGGAGGCATCGCAGAATTTGATTTTGCAATCGAGGAAGTTGACTCCGAGCTGTTGCAACTCTCCGGCGTCTGCGAAGGGTCCATTCTGTATCCGGACCTCGACCCGGGAAAGGCTGTGCTCCGGCAGAGCCAAATTCTGGATGCAGCACTCATGCGTGATGACATGAGACCGGCCTTCCTCCTGCTCACGGAAGAGGAGCAGAAGCTCGCGGGCAGTGCCGCGATGCGCCACTTGGCCCAGCGGATGAATCCCGACAATCCCGGCCTGGGACGCTACGAGGTCATCTCGCTCATCGATGCAGGAGCCTCTTTGAAGGACCGACTGGGCCCGGCAGTAGATGAAGCGTTGAGGTTCGTAACGGGAGCTGAGCCTCCGCGGCACGTCATTTCTTTCGAAGGTCGGCTCGAGCCGGTGGCCGCCCCATGA
- the gmtX gene encoding gamma-mobile-trio protein GmtX: MKETTDMHPNTVLEAMLALGAHPTKRRNLNLIHQVCEERHKLGSRDFTLRSIGEFVEARGGLKVKALWNETSEDYRKLIEAWEAFAGDPPSSRRVEKPNPADALLRTISDPATRIIVEKLVRDNKALRAEVNILKSQTTLTIDRRPIAATKTAQETTDSGVTVEVHTGPSLSVLEREALEHAVSKTFWDDEGWVEEKHGRIVRSAGPNGLSRTIFKPGFVTAIRRILDAKK; the protein is encoded by the coding sequence ATGAAAGAAACTACCGACATGCATCCCAACACAGTTCTCGAAGCGATGTTGGCTTTAGGGGCGCACCCGACAAAGCGTCGCAATCTGAACCTGATTCATCAGGTTTGCGAGGAACGGCACAAACTAGGGAGCCGAGACTTCACGCTTCGGTCCATAGGCGAGTTCGTCGAAGCTCGTGGCGGCTTGAAGGTCAAGGCGCTTTGGAACGAGACCTCTGAGGACTATCGAAAGCTCATTGAGGCTTGGGAGGCGTTCGCGGGCGACCCGCCAAGCTCTCGACGGGTGGAGAAGCCTAATCCGGCAGACGCGCTGCTACGAACGATTTCTGACCCTGCCACGCGCATCATTGTGGAGAAGCTCGTCCGAGACAATAAAGCTCTGCGTGCTGAGGTGAATATTCTGAAGTCTCAAACGACCTTGACCATCGACCGGCGGCCCATTGCAGCCACGAAAACGGCACAGGAAACGACGGACAGCGGGGTCACGGTAGAAGTCCATACCGGCCCGTCATTGAGCGTACTGGAGCGTGAAGCGCTTGAACACGCCGTGTCGAAGACGTTCTGGGATGACGAAGGGTGGGTAGAAGAAAAGCACGGCCGAATAGTGCGCTCGGCGGGACCGAACGGGTTGTCACGTACTATCTTCAAGCCAGGCTTCGTGACAGCGATTCGCCGGATACTCGACGCCAAAAAATGA